Proteins from a single region of bacterium BMS3Abin02:
- the fusA_2 gene encoding elongation factor G produces MVPDRIRNVALVGHGGSGKTSLAEALLFTAGETTRLGRTEDGNTVTDFEPEEIERKLSLGLSLASFQWKGHKITLIDTPGYADFVGDARSALRAADLALFVVSGVDGVEVQTEAMWHMAGEEGLPRIIFINKLDRERSSFSLTLDALRETFGKGVAPVQVPIGAEAELSGLVRVVSNTAVTYAEGDPKGTATQAPESMKDTMSKMHTALVESVVETDDELLEAYFEGVEPDRAKIVEVTRQGILTGEIQPVLCGSSTRLIGIDALAEFLAEFGPSPLERVPVPLEGGGNLAIAADGDPVAYVFKTTSDPYVGRISLLRVFSGTVHADDHLETSSGERVRVHNLFFMQGKEHKDASELVTGDIAAVAKLENLRGGETIHAPGAKVTIARVDMPKPVMSVVVSPQSAQDEEKLSTALARIAEEDPTLQVERRSETKETVLSGLGDTHLDVTIARLSRKFGVKVDTSIPKVPYRETIGARAEAEGKHKKQSGGRGQFGVAFVRFEPLSRGAGYEFVNAIKGGAIPRQYIPAVDKGVREGLERGILAGYPVTDVKATVYDGKYHSVDSDELSFRMAGILAVKAAARDLRPTLLEPIVRADIRVPEEYMGDVIGDLNAKRGRVLGMDSEGHFRIVTAQVPLAEMQRYAIDLRSMTGGRGSFEMTFDHYEEVPRQEAQKIIASAQMEEA; encoded by the coding sequence GTGGTCCCGGACAGAATCAGGAACGTTGCGTTGGTGGGTCACGGCGGGAGTGGGAAGACCTCCCTGGCAGAAGCGCTCCTTTTCACAGCCGGAGAGACGACCCGACTCGGCCGAACCGAAGATGGCAACACCGTCACGGATTTCGAGCCCGAGGAGATCGAGCGGAAGCTCTCCCTCGGGCTTTCTCTCGCCTCCTTCCAATGGAAGGGGCACAAGATCACGCTGATCGACACCCCCGGGTATGCCGACTTCGTCGGGGATGCACGTTCGGCCTTGCGCGCTGCGGACCTCGCTCTGTTCGTCGTCTCCGGAGTCGACGGTGTCGAGGTCCAGACAGAGGCGATGTGGCACATGGCGGGCGAGGAAGGCCTTCCCCGCATCATCTTCATCAACAAGCTCGACAGGGAGCGTTCTTCGTTTTCGCTCACCCTGGATGCTCTCCGCGAAACCTTCGGGAAAGGCGTCGCTCCCGTTCAGGTCCCCATCGGCGCCGAAGCCGAGCTCAGCGGCCTCGTGAGAGTCGTCTCCAACACCGCCGTGACCTACGCGGAGGGGGATCCGAAGGGCACCGCCACACAGGCGCCGGAATCGATGAAAGACACCATGTCGAAGATGCACACGGCGCTCGTCGAATCGGTCGTCGAAACCGATGATGAACTGCTCGAAGCGTACTTCGAAGGCGTTGAACCGGACCGCGCAAAGATCGTCGAAGTCACCCGGCAGGGCATCCTCACGGGTGAGATACAGCCTGTACTCTGCGGATCGTCGACCCGTCTCATCGGTATCGACGCGCTCGCGGAATTCCTCGCGGAGTTCGGACCAAGTCCCCTCGAGCGAGTACCGGTCCCGCTCGAGGGCGGCGGCAATCTCGCCATCGCCGCGGACGGAGACCCTGTGGCATACGTTTTCAAGACCACGTCCGATCCGTACGTGGGCCGCATCTCTCTGCTCCGGGTCTTCTCCGGCACGGTCCATGCAGACGACCATCTCGAAACCTCGTCCGGCGAGCGGGTGAGAGTGCACAACCTGTTCTTCATGCAGGGCAAGGAGCACAAGGACGCATCCGAACTGGTCACCGGAGACATTGCGGCCGTCGCCAAGCTCGAGAACCTCAGGGGCGGTGAGACGATACACGCGCCCGGAGCGAAGGTCACCATTGCGCGAGTCGATATGCCAAAACCGGTGATGAGCGTCGTCGTCTCGCCGCAGTCTGCACAGGACGAGGAGAAACTCTCGACCGCGTTGGCGCGCATCGCAGAAGAGGATCCGACCTTGCAGGTCGAACGACGTTCCGAGACCAAGGAGACGGTCCTGTCGGGACTCGGTGACACCCATTTGGATGTCACCATCGCTCGTCTTTCGCGCAAGTTCGGTGTCAAGGTCGATACATCGATCCCAAAGGTCCCCTATCGGGAGACGATCGGTGCCAGAGCGGAGGCAGAGGGAAAGCACAAGAAGCAGAGCGGTGGGAGAGGCCAGTTCGGCGTCGCGTTCGTGCGCTTCGAGCCACTGTCCCGAGGTGCCGGCTACGAGTTCGTCAACGCGATCAAGGGTGGGGCCATCCCACGTCAGTACATTCCGGCCGTCGACAAAGGCGTGCGGGAGGGGCTCGAACGGGGCATCCTCGCGGGGTATCCGGTCACCGACGTCAAGGCAACCGTCTACGACGGCAAATACCACTCCGTCGACTCGGATGAGCTGTCCTTCAGGATGGCAGGGATTCTGGCCGTGAAGGCCGCCGCACGAGATCTACGTCCCACCCTCCTCGAACCGATCGTCCGAGCAGACATTCGGGTCCCCGAGGAGTACATGGGTGACGTCATCGGCGACCTGAACGCGAAGCGAGGCCGCGTGCTGGGAATGGACTCGGAGGGGCACTTTCGAATCGTCACCGCCCAGGTTCCCCTTGCCGAGATGCAGAGGTACGCGATCGACCTTCGCTCCATGACAGGTGGGCGCGGTAGTTTTGAAATGACGTTCGACCACTACGAGGAGGTCCCGAGGCAAGAAGCACAGAAGATCATCGCTTCTGCCCAGATGGAAGAGGCGTAG
- the pgsA_2 gene encoding CDP-diacylglycerol--inositol 3-phosphatidyltransferase, with the protein MIDMKARKWTTVLLAPLGRGLAKIGIRAWQVTLFGLAVTVTGAAFVAGGRFVWGAVLVLVGSGIDALDGAVARSRGSVSERGAFLDAGTDRIGETAMWTGLAVAVAQTTSWVALSVLCLGASLITSYLRAKAETGGVDGRGGLMGRAERVILYGVGLLFGWIGPMLWAMTLLTWATVAQRFWLGWKRLGT; encoded by the coding sequence ATGATCGACATGAAAGCTCGCAAGTGGACCACGGTTCTGCTCGCACCGCTCGGCAGAGGACTGGCCAAGATCGGCATCCGGGCCTGGCAGGTGACGCTGTTCGGGCTGGCAGTGACCGTCACGGGCGCCGCATTCGTCGCTGGCGGAAGGTTCGTCTGGGGCGCCGTCCTGGTGTTGGTCGGTTCGGGGATCGACGCGTTGGATGGTGCGGTCGCCAGGTCGAGGGGTTCGGTGTCCGAGCGTGGAGCGTTCCTGGATGCCGGCACGGATCGCATCGGCGAGACGGCGATGTGGACCGGATTGGCGGTCGCCGTCGCGCAGACGACGTCGTGGGTCGCACTGAGTGTTCTCTGCCTGGGAGCATCGTTGATCACCTCTTACCTGCGGGCCAAGGCAGAGACGGGGGGTGTGGACGGACGAGGAGGCCTGATGGGCCGGGCCGAGCGAGTGATCCTGTACGGTGTGGGGCTTCTGTTCGGGTGGATCGGCCCCATGCTGTGGGCGATGACGCTGCTGACGTGGGCAACCGTGGCGCAACGATTCTGGCTCGGGTGGAAGCGGCTCGGCACGTGA
- a CDS encoding phosphatidylinositol mannoside acyltransferase, with amino-acid sequence MSLSYAAYRVGIGLAGLLPEGVVRRAGERLGRAAFDRAGRRRRMLIRHMSRVLGSEREVEEAAREAFAAYGRYWAESFWVRPRRVPEILRHISTEGVERVEAARDAGSGMIYALPHIGNWEVAGTVAHDLGLELLAVAESLPDSKIVQWFVDLRKSLGIDVVLANRPGIMRVLTEALERGAAVALVMDRNVRSGGVDVDFFGERTSMPAGAAVLGIRTRVPVFPVAAYFHAGRGHHLVVEAPVEMPTEGTEEQRIVEGTQRVARALEKLIERAPRQWHIVQPNWPSDRGRR; translated from the coding sequence GTGAGCCTGTCGTATGCCGCCTATCGCGTCGGCATCGGCTTGGCGGGTTTGCTGCCGGAAGGCGTCGTGCGCAGGGCGGGCGAACGGCTCGGAAGAGCGGCTTTCGACCGTGCCGGCCGGCGGCGCAGGATGCTCATCCGTCACATGAGTCGAGTACTCGGATCCGAACGCGAAGTGGAAGAGGCGGCACGAGAGGCGTTTGCAGCATACGGCCGCTACTGGGCGGAGTCGTTCTGGGTTCGACCACGCCGCGTTCCAGAGATTCTCCGTCATATCAGCACGGAGGGAGTCGAGCGGGTCGAGGCCGCGAGGGACGCCGGCTCGGGCATGATCTACGCGCTGCCACACATCGGAAACTGGGAAGTGGCGGGCACGGTCGCGCACGACCTGGGACTCGAACTGCTGGCTGTTGCCGAGTCCCTTCCGGACAGCAAGATCGTTCAATGGTTCGTGGATCTCAGGAAGTCTTTGGGGATCGATGTGGTTCTCGCCAACCGGCCCGGAATCATGCGCGTTCTGACCGAGGCCCTGGAGCGGGGAGCCGCAGTCGCTCTGGTGATGGATCGCAATGTTCGCTCCGGCGGTGTGGACGTCGATTTCTTCGGGGAGCGGACATCCATGCCTGCCGGAGCCGCAGTGCTCGGGATACGAACAAGAGTGCCGGTGTTTCCGGTTGCGGCCTATTTCCATGCGGGGAGGGGGCATCATCTCGTCGTGGAGGCGCCGGTCGAAATGCCGACCGAGGGGACCGAAGAACAGCGCATCGTGGAAGGGACACAGCGTGTCGCCCGAGCGTTGGAGAAGCTCATCGAACGGGCTCCGAGGCAGTGGCACATCGTCCAGCCGAACTGGCCATCCGATCGGGGTCGCAGGTGA
- the pimA gene encoding GDP-mannose-dependent alpha-(1-2)-phosphatidylinositol mannosyltransferase: MSPYGLDRPGGVQEQARGLTKHLRSAGHDVRLIGPGASDGSWISIGGTTEVEANAAIAPVCLEPGAVAKVKEAIVWAQVVHIHEPLVPVVGPAAWMTEGMPSVGTFHADPAAVVRGIYRFGGPLLAHLLGRIDVLTAVSEEAARAVRGFVPHPVLIPNGVDVTAFQPSPDRSPHRVAFVGRDDRRKGLDVLLQAWPRVLEAVPDAELVVVGARRDLQTPGVSFEGRVPEERKRSLLGSAAVYCGPNTGGESFGIALVEGMAASCAIVVSDLPAFRSVAGPVADYVRPGDVENLAAALVGVLTNRARMCTMGEAARQRALMFDWTRVIPRWVRLYAQVSERFARRRRQ; this comes from the coding sequence GTGAGCCCGTACGGGCTCGATCGGCCGGGTGGCGTGCAGGAGCAGGCTCGTGGCCTGACGAAGCATCTGCGGTCGGCCGGTCACGACGTCCGCCTGATCGGCCCAGGGGCATCCGACGGATCCTGGATATCCATTGGAGGGACCACCGAAGTGGAGGCCAACGCCGCCATCGCTCCGGTCTGTCTCGAACCGGGGGCGGTTGCGAAAGTGAAGGAGGCGATCGTCTGGGCGCAGGTCGTGCATATCCACGAACCACTCGTCCCTGTGGTCGGCCCGGCTGCATGGATGACCGAAGGGATGCCATCGGTGGGGACATTCCATGCAGATCCGGCAGCGGTCGTGAGAGGGATCTATCGATTTGGAGGACCCCTGCTCGCACACCTGTTGGGCCGAATCGATGTCCTCACGGCAGTCAGCGAGGAAGCGGCCCGGGCCGTTCGGGGTTTCGTGCCACATCCGGTACTCATTCCCAACGGGGTCGACGTTACCGCGTTCCAGCCCTCTCCCGATCGTTCTCCGCACCGTGTCGCGTTCGTGGGAAGGGACGATCGACGCAAAGGACTCGACGTTCTCTTGCAGGCGTGGCCTCGGGTGCTGGAGGCGGTGCCCGACGCGGAACTCGTCGTTGTGGGCGCACGTCGTGACCTGCAGACTCCCGGAGTGAGCTTCGAGGGGAGGGTACCCGAGGAGCGGAAGCGATCCCTGCTCGGATCTGCTGCCGTCTACTGTGGACCGAACACGGGAGGTGAGAGCTTCGGGATCGCGCTCGTCGAGGGGATGGCCGCGAGTTGCGCGATCGTCGTCTCGGATCTCCCCGCGTTTCGCTCTGTCGCCGGGCCCGTCGCCGATTATGTGCGCCCTGGAGACGTCGAGAATCTCGCTGCTGCTCTCGTGGGCGTCCTCACGAATCGAGCACGCATGTGCACGATGGGGGAGGCGGCGAGACAGCGGGCGCTGATGTTCGACTGGACTCGTGTGATCCCTCGCTGGGTCCGTCTCTACGCGCAGGTGTCCGAACGTTTCGCACGTCGGCGCCGTCAGTAG
- the pdxS gene encoding pyridoxal biosynthesis lyase PdxS, with amino-acid sequence MERGTDLVKRGLAEMLKGGVIMDVINAEQATIAEEAGAVAVMALERVPADIRKEGGVARMADPRIVEEIMAAVSIPVMAKARIGHFVEAQVLQSLGVDYIDESEVLTPADEEHHIDKWQFTTPFVCGARNLGEALRRIAEGAAMIRTKGEAGTGNVVEAVRHVRTVNSELRALTTMGAEELAAAAKHLGASVELVREVAGTGKLPVVNFAAGGIATPADAALMMQLGCEGVFVGSGIFKSEDPAPRARAIVEAVTFCQDPATIAKVSKGLGEPMRGIDMSELDEDELLQTRGW; translated from the coding sequence GTGGAACGTGGAACCGATCTCGTAAAACGTGGCCTTGCCGAGATGCTCAAGGGCGGCGTGATCATGGATGTCATCAACGCGGAGCAGGCGACGATCGCAGAAGAGGCAGGTGCCGTGGCGGTCATGGCGCTGGAGCGCGTCCCGGCCGACATCCGCAAGGAAGGCGGCGTTGCCCGGATGGCAGACCCGCGAATAGTCGAGGAGATCATGGCTGCCGTCAGCATCCCTGTGATGGCAAAGGCGCGAATCGGGCACTTCGTCGAGGCGCAGGTTCTCCAGTCGTTGGGCGTCGACTACATCGACGAGAGTGAAGTGCTCACTCCTGCCGACGAGGAGCACCACATCGACAAGTGGCAGTTCACGACACCGTTCGTGTGCGGAGCCCGAAACCTGGGCGAGGCCCTCCGACGAATCGCCGAAGGCGCAGCCATGATCCGCACGAAAGGCGAGGCGGGGACCGGCAACGTGGTCGAGGCTGTTCGGCACGTTCGCACGGTAAACAGCGAGTTGCGCGCGCTCACAACGATGGGCGCAGAAGAGCTCGCGGCTGCAGCCAAACACCTTGGAGCCTCGGTCGAGCTGGTCAGAGAAGTCGCCGGGACCGGCAAACTCCCCGTGGTCAACTTCGCCGCGGGGGGAATTGCCACTCCCGCGGACGCTGCACTGATGATGCAACTCGGTTGCGAGGGCGTGTTCGTGGGGTCCGGCATCTTCAAGAGCGAAGATCCTGCGCCCAGGGCCAGAGCGATCGTCGAAGCGGTGACGTTCTGTCAGGATCCGGCAACCATTGCGAAAGTCTCCAAGGGACTGGGCGAGCCAATGCGCGGCATCGACATGAGTGAACTCGACGAGGACGAGCTGCTCCAGACCCGGGGCTGGTAG
- the pdxT gene encoding glutamine amidotransferase subunit PdxT codes for MSDIGILALQGDVREHARMIGTLGYSTREVRRPDDLEGLSGLVLPGGESTTIGRLSERFGLLGPLREVIGAGLPTLGTCAGMIFLASGVTEGEQQQLGVVDAVVHRNAFGRQNDSFEADVEVRGLVRPFHAVFIRAPWVEHLGPNVEVLADVGGHPVLIRSGNVVAGAFHPELTGDARIHEMALSGIGAG; via the coding sequence GTGTCGGACATCGGGATACTCGCCCTGCAGGGCGACGTTCGCGAGCACGCTCGCATGATCGGCACGCTTGGGTATTCGACACGCGAGGTGCGACGGCCGGACGATCTCGAGGGGTTGTCGGGGTTGGTTCTCCCCGGAGGTGAGTCGACGACCATCGGGCGGCTCTCGGAACGCTTTGGACTGCTCGGTCCGCTTCGCGAAGTGATCGGCGCCGGTCTGCCGACCCTTGGCACATGCGCCGGGATGATCTTCCTTGCGTCAGGCGTGACCGAAGGCGAGCAGCAGCAACTGGGAGTCGTCGACGCGGTGGTTCACCGCAACGCGTTCGGGCGGCAAAACGACTCCTTCGAGGCCGATGTCGAAGTGCGAGGTCTGGTGCGGCCTTTCCACGCGGTGTTCATCCGGGCACCTTGGGTGGAGCACCTGGGACCCAACGTCGAAGTCCTGGCGGACGTCGGGGGGCATCCGGTGCTGATTCGGAGCGGTAATGTCGTCGCAGGAGCATTTCATCCAGAGCTGACCGGTGATGCGAGAATTCACGAGATGGCACTGAGCGGCATAGGAGCTGGGTGA
- a CDS encoding putative transcriptional regulatory protein/MSMEI_2866 has translation MSGHSKWSTIKHKKGAKDAQRGKLFAKHVKAIEMAAREGGGDPAANAALAHAIDRAKSASVPNDNIDRAIKRGVGEVEGVSYEEFWYEGYGPGGVALFVQVLTDNRNRAASDVRSTFSRNGGSLGEPGSVSYVFEQKGYLLVEGDEDEIMLAALEAGAEDIRPSDGAFEVITEPGLFTEVRQALEGIATKIETAEITRLPKTTVPVDRSSARKVLRLVDALEDLDDVQEVFSNFDIPDEVMADLME, from the coding sequence ATGTCTGGACATTCGAAATGGTCGACGATCAAGCACAAGAAGGGCGCGAAGGATGCCCAGAGGGGGAAGCTGTTCGCGAAGCACGTCAAGGCGATCGAGATGGCGGCGAGAGAAGGCGGCGGTGACCCTGCGGCGAATGCCGCGCTTGCACACGCCATCGACAGGGCGAAGTCGGCTTCGGTTCCCAACGACAACATCGATCGTGCCATCAAGCGAGGCGTCGGCGAGGTGGAAGGCGTCTCCTACGAGGAGTTCTGGTACGAAGGGTATGGGCCGGGTGGTGTCGCACTCTTTGTGCAGGTCCTGACCGACAATCGCAATCGTGCCGCATCGGATGTGCGCTCCACGTTCTCTCGGAACGGCGGAAGCCTGGGTGAGCCGGGCTCTGTTTCGTATGTCTTCGAACAGAAAGGGTATCTGCTCGTTGAAGGCGACGAAGACGAGATCATGCTCGCAGCGCTCGAAGCCGGCGCGGAAGACATACGACCGTCCGATGGAGCCTTTGAAGTCATCACGGAGCCTGGGCTGTTCACCGAAGTGCGGCAGGCGTTGGAAGGGATTGCCACCAAGATCGAGACTGCGGAGATCACCCGGCTCCCCAAGACGACGGTTCCGGTCGACCGTTCCTCGGCACGGAAGGTCCTGCGCCTCGTCGACGCTCTCGAAGATCTCGACGACGTGCAGGAGGTGTTCTCCAACTTCGATATCCCGGATGAGGTGATGGCCGATCTCATGGAGTGA
- the ruvC gene encoding crossover junction endodeoxyribonuclease RuvC: MQSAGVSGTRVMIVHMFVLGIDPGLTTTGYAVVTAQEVAAIGVIRTQVGLPIPERLLEIYRDVTALIREHAPSVMAIERVFVNRNLQTAMSVVRASGTAMLAAAAAGIPVLEYTPSKVKAAVAGYGNATKGQVQRMVALRMGLAEVPSPPDAADALAVALCHLQEDGLRRRLP, encoded by the coding sequence GTGCAATCCGCGGGTGTGTCCGGTACCCGGGTTATGATCGTACATATGTTCGTTCTGGGTATCGATCCTGGTCTGACGACGACCGGGTACGCAGTGGTCACAGCTCAGGAAGTCGCCGCGATCGGAGTGATCCGAACGCAGGTCGGTCTCCCGATTCCGGAACGTCTGCTGGAGATCTATCGGGATGTGACCGCCTTGATCCGAGAACATGCCCCGTCCGTGATGGCGATCGAACGGGTCTTCGTGAACCGCAACCTCCAGACGGCGATGTCGGTGGTGAGAGCATCCGGCACTGCGATGCTGGCTGCCGCTGCGGCCGGAATTCCTGTCCTCGAGTACACGCCGTCCAAGGTGAAGGCGGCCGTGGCCGGGTACGGGAATGCAACCAAGGGTCAGGTGCAGCGGATGGTGGCGCTACGCATGGGACTTGCCGAGGTGCCGAGCCCGCCGGACGCGGCCGACGCACTCGCCGTCGCGCTCTGTCACCTTCAGGAAGACGGCCTGCGGAGGAGGCTCCCGTGA
- the ruvA gene encoding Holliday junction ATP-dependent DNA helicase RuvA yields MIAGLSGTVVASPNDRVILQVGGIGFEIRVTPGTRAEIGRVGTEATLHTHLHVREDALDLYGFTAAGDRDLFRLLLTASGIGPKVAMAMMGALTTDEIRRAVVTEDAVALTVVPGIGMRSAQKLILELRPKLAGAEADVMGGATLSRVREALEGLGYAAGEIQEVVGSLPADAPIEDNLRAALKTLGRT; encoded by the coding sequence GTGATTGCCGGCCTGAGCGGCACCGTTGTGGCCTCGCCGAACGATCGGGTGATCCTTCAGGTCGGCGGTATCGGTTTCGAGATCAGAGTCACGCCGGGCACTCGCGCCGAGATCGGCCGGGTGGGAACCGAGGCGACGCTGCACACTCATCTTCACGTCAGAGAAGATGCACTCGACCTCTACGGTTTCACCGCCGCCGGCGACAGAGACCTCTTTCGGCTTCTGCTCACCGCCTCCGGCATCGGCCCGAAGGTGGCGATGGCCATGATGGGTGCACTCACGACGGATGAGATCCGTCGTGCCGTGGTCACCGAGGACGCAGTCGCCTTGACGGTGGTCCCCGGTATCGGCATGCGCAGCGCCCAGAAACTGATCCTGGAGTTGCGCCCGAAGCTTGCGGGGGCGGAGGCGGACGTGATGGGCGGTGCAACGCTCTCACGGGTACGCGAAGCGCTGGAGGGTCTTGGCTACGCGGCCGGCGAGATCCAGGAGGTCGTCGGCTCCCTTCCGGCCGATGCTCCCATCGAGGACAATCTGCGCGCGGCGCTCAAGACACTGGGAAGAACATGA
- the ruvB gene encoding Holliday junction ATP-dependent DNA helicase RuvB produces MREDILSSTRLADDEMVDETLRPERLEEFVGQSKVKERLQISLDAAKHLGHALDHVLLSGPPGLGKTTLAGIIAHELDTRIRVTSGPALERPGDVASIVTNLEEGEVLFIDEIHRLPRVVEEVLYPAMEDFRLDIVLGKGPSAQSIRLELPRFTLVGATTRKGKVSAPLRDRFGIVDKLEYYSDDELEQIIMRSAGIMRVPITDGGASVIAGRSRGTPRVVNRLLARVRDFAVARAGGVADEETASEALRVFEVDELGLDRVDRDILRAVVETFGGGPVGLSTLAIVVGEEAETVEDAYEPFLLQRGLLQRTPRGRMATAAAFHHLGLEPPQDLQPRLLDT; encoded by the coding sequence ATGAGAGAGGACATTCTGAGTTCGACACGCCTTGCGGATGACGAGATGGTCGATGAAACGCTTCGACCGGAACGTCTCGAGGAATTCGTGGGACAGAGCAAGGTGAAAGAGCGTCTGCAGATCAGCCTGGACGCAGCCAAGCACCTGGGACACGCTCTCGACCACGTGCTTCTGTCCGGCCCTCCCGGACTCGGCAAGACGACGCTGGCAGGGATCATCGCCCACGAACTGGACACGCGGATCAGGGTCACATCGGGACCTGCGCTCGAACGGCCCGGTGATGTCGCGTCGATCGTCACGAATCTCGAGGAGGGTGAGGTCTTGTTCATCGACGAGATCCATCGACTTCCCCGCGTCGTCGAGGAGGTTCTCTATCCGGCGATGGAGGACTTCCGGCTCGATATCGTTCTCGGCAAAGGGCCATCGGCGCAGTCGATTCGGCTCGAACTGCCTCGTTTCACCTTGGTCGGGGCGACCACGCGCAAAGGGAAGGTCTCTGCACCGCTTCGGGATCGGTTCGGCATCGTCGACAAACTCGAGTACTACTCCGATGACGAGCTCGAACAGATCATCATGCGTTCTGCCGGGATCATGAGGGTGCCGATCACCGACGGCGGTGCGAGCGTGATTGCGGGGAGGAGCAGAGGCACTCCGAGGGTTGTCAATCGACTGCTCGCCAGGGTGCGGGACTTTGCCGTCGCCCGAGCCGGCGGCGTCGCTGACGAAGAGACTGCTTCCGAGGCGCTGCGGGTCTTCGAAGTCGACGAACTCGGTCTTGATCGCGTGGACCGGGACATTCTGCGTGCCGTGGTCGAGACCTTCGGCGGGGGTCCCGTCGGCCTGTCCACGCTGGCGATCGTCGTTGGGGAGGAAGCCGAGACGGTCGAGGATGCCTACGAGCCATTCCTCCTGCAGCGAGGGCTTCTCCAGCGAACCCCGCGGGGCCGCATGGCGACGGCAGCTGCGTTTCATCATCTCGGGCTCGAGCCTCCACAGGACCTGCAGCCGCGCCTGCTGGACACCTGA
- the queA gene encoding S-adenosylmethionine:tRNA ribosyltransferase-isomerase: MRTSEFDYALPRGSIAQRPVAPRDAARLLDVRDLTDRSFRDLPALLMSGDLVVVNNTRVRAARLHGRKEETGGAVEALILTRLDDGRWEALVRPARRLHAGTRLRFGELRGRILEDPVRGKALLELEGDDVEALIAAHGEVPFPPYITAGPSDPEDYQTVFADKVGSAAAPTAGLHFSAPVLAELADRGVDVATVDLQVGLDTFRPIDAEYVEHHEMHTERFSIPVETAAAVSEARSRGGRVVAIGTTVVRALEAASVGNGVRSGEDSTDLFIRPGYDFTVVDALVTNFHIPRSSLIVLVAAFLGNRWRSVYARALERGYRFLSFGDAMYAER, translated from the coding sequence ATGCGAACCAGCGAGTTCGACTATGCCCTGCCCAGGGGCTCGATTGCCCAAAGGCCGGTCGCACCCAGAGACGCAGCCCGCCTGCTCGACGTGAGGGATCTCACCGACCGATCGTTCCGAGATCTGCCCGCTCTGCTCATGTCGGGCGACCTGGTGGTCGTCAACAATACGAGGGTGCGGGCCGCCCGCCTTCATGGCCGCAAGGAGGAGACAGGGGGAGCGGTCGAAGCGCTGATTCTGACCCGGTTGGACGATGGTCGTTGGGAGGCCCTGGTTCGGCCCGCTCGACGTCTGCACGCAGGGACGAGGCTGCGCTTCGGGGAGCTGCGGGGACGCATCCTCGAGGATCCGGTTCGAGGCAAGGCACTGCTCGAGTTGGAAGGCGACGATGTCGAGGCGTTGATCGCTGCGCACGGAGAAGTGCCCTTCCCACCGTACATCACGGCCGGACCATCCGACCCGGAGGACTATCAGACAGTGTTTGCCGACAAGGTGGGATCAGCGGCTGCTCCGACGGCCGGCCTGCACTTCAGTGCTCCGGTGCTGGCCGAACTGGCCGATCGTGGGGTCGATGTCGCCACCGTAGACCTCCAGGTGGGTCTGGACACGTTCCGACCGATCGACGCCGAGTACGTCGAACATCACGAGATGCACACGGAACGTTTCTCGATACCGGTCGAAACGGCCGCTGCAGTGTCCGAGGCCCGCAGTCGTGGCGGCCGGGTCGTGGCCATCGGAACCACCGTCGTGAGGGCGCTCGAAGCCGCATCGGTCGGAAACGGGGTGCGCTCCGGTGAAGACTCCACGGACCTGTTCATCCGTCCGGGCTACGACTTCACCGTCGTCGACGCGCTGGTCACCAACTTCCACATTCCCCGGTCCTCGCTCATCGTTCTCGTAGCCGCCTTTCTCGGAAACCGATGGAGGAGCGTCTACGCGAGGGCGCTCGAACGTGGCTACCGTTTCCTCTCATTCGGTGACGCCATGTATGCGGAGCGATGA